A genomic region of Barnesiella viscericola DSM 18177 contains the following coding sequences:
- a CDS encoding FtsB family cell division protein, protein MKIDKVKILDYARKHFSWGKAVLVVFVIFIIFIDENSCIQRIRYDAEINDLRQQIAAQNDTTDYYNRQIERLKTDKNVVEQIAREQYYMSKPNEDIYIVEPKKQTP, encoded by the coding sequence ATGAAAATTGACAAAGTCAAAATACTCGACTACGCACGCAAGCATTTCTCCTGGGGGAAGGCCGTACTCGTCGTCTTTGTGATTTTCATCATCTTCATTGACGAAAACAGCTGTATCCAACGCATACGCTACGATGCCGAAATCAATGACCTGCGCCAGCAGATTGCCGCACAGAACGATACGACCGACTACTACAACCGGCAAATCGAACGGCTGAAAACCGACAAGAACGTGGTCGAACAAATTGCCCGCGAACAGTATTATATGAGTAAGCCCAACGAAGATATCTACATCGTCGAACCGAAAAAACAAACTCCCTAA